A genomic stretch from Candidatus Methanomassiliicoccus intestinalis Issoire-Mx1 includes:
- a CDS encoding 7-carboxy-7-deazaguanine synthase QueE, whose translation MKVSEIFFSIQGEGVLMGTPTIFVRFSGCNLDCSWCDTEYAKNDADAKEMSVNNILDEIEKYNSPFVSLTGGEPMIQEGIIDFINALLEESYHITIETNGSIPLDSIPTSEEIMISMDMKCPSSGMTKSEMYDNLSFLSPRDQLKFVIADRVDYLFAKKVLRENDINCPVIMTPVGGMDLKPLAEWVIQDCPMVRVMPQLHKLIWGNAKGV comes from the coding sequence ATGAAAGTATCTGAGATCTTTTTTTCAATTCAGGGAGAAGGAGTGCTTATGGGAACTCCGACAATATTCGTCAGATTCTCCGGCTGCAATCTTGATTGCTCATGGTGCGATACAGAATATGCAAAAAACGATGCAGATGCTAAAGAAATGAGTGTAAATAATATCCTTGATGAGATTGAGAAATATAATTCTCCTTTTGTATCCCTGACAGGAGGAGAGCCTATGATTCAAGAAGGCATAATCGATTTCATAAATGCTCTTCTTGAAGAATCATACCACATAACAATTGAAACAAATGGTTCAATACCGTTGGATTCTATTCCTACATCAGAAGAAATAATGATCTCGATGGATATGAAATGCCCCAGTTCCGGCATGACAAAATCAGAGATGTATGATAATCTTTCATTTCTTTCACCGCGGGATCAGTTAAAATTTGTGATTGCAGACAGAGTGGACTACTTATTCGCTAAGAAAGTGCTGAGAGAAAATGATATAAACTGCCCAGTCATAATGACTCCCGTGGGGGGAATGGATCTTAAACCATTAGCAGAATGGGTTATCCAAGACTGCCCGATGGTAAGAGTCATGCCTCAGCTTCACAAACTGATCTGGGGAAATGCTAAAGGAGTGTAA
- a CDS encoding 2-isopropylmalate synthase, whose product MIDPNAIDSDCCRSSLDKKKVYTSKFNELFLSNDVPKNITVFDTTLRDGEQTPGVALTCDDKIRIAKALDELGVNVIEVGFPASSQGEKDAAKAIMNLGLNSKVCGLARSVKSDIDAVADCGLNYVHTFIATSDSHLKYKLKMTQDEVLERAVSAVEYAKSRGLEVEFSCEDATRTSLEFLKKMHIAVQEAGVNRINVPDTVGTISPIAMEYLIRELKTVTKVPISVHCHDDFGMAVANTLSAVRGGAEQIHATINGMGERAGNASLEEAVLALMAFYNAETTINTKMIGPTCKLVSRLFGYPIPANKAIVGKNAFAHESGIHVHGVLNDPSTYEAFGPELVGVERNIVLGKHSGTHSIKEKLNEYGVVLDDERIAQVVDKIKDLADSGKEIDDAELVALASHFAEQHESKHINLDEFAVFTGVKTTPTAVVTLDINGEKRTGTSIGIGPVDAAINAIKTVMGNVFRLEEYCLNAITGGSDSLCEVMVKISKDGKGKAVSVGKGVGSDIVQTSVDATMEALDRLYSRLE is encoded by the coding sequence ATGATTGATCCTAATGCTATAGATTCAGATTGCTGTCGAAGTTCGCTGGATAAAAAGAAAGTATACACCAGTAAATTCAATGAACTCTTTTTATCTAACGATGTTCCAAAAAATATAACAGTATTCGATACGACTCTCAGAGATGGTGAGCAAACTCCGGGTGTTGCTCTTACATGCGATGATAAAATAAGAATCGCAAAAGCACTTGATGAACTGGGAGTTAATGTTATTGAAGTCGGTTTTCCAGCTTCATCCCAAGGAGAGAAAGACGCTGCTAAAGCCATTATGAACCTTGGGTTAAATTCAAAAGTCTGCGGATTAGCCCGCTCTGTGAAAAGCGATATTGATGCTGTAGCAGACTGCGGCCTGAATTATGTTCATACATTTATTGCCACATCTGATTCTCATTTAAAATACAAACTTAAAATGACTCAGGATGAGGTTTTAGAAAGAGCAGTGTCTGCAGTGGAATATGCAAAATCCAGAGGACTCGAAGTTGAGTTCTCCTGTGAAGATGCCACCAGAACCAGCCTTGAATTTCTCAAAAAAATGCATATCGCTGTTCAGGAAGCGGGTGTCAACCGCATAAATGTTCCAGATACTGTGGGTACAATATCACCCATAGCAATGGAATACCTCATCCGTGAGCTGAAAACTGTTACAAAAGTTCCCATATCTGTGCACTGCCATGACGATTTCGGAATGGCTGTGGCAAATACACTTTCAGCTGTAAGAGGAGGGGCTGAACAGATTCATGCTACCATTAACGGAATGGGTGAAAGAGCGGGAAATGCATCACTGGAAGAAGCTGTACTAGCATTAATGGCATTTTATAATGCAGAAACTACGATTAATACAAAAATGATCGGCCCTACCTGCAAACTTGTCAGCAGACTGTTTGGATATCCCATCCCGGCTAACAAAGCAATCGTAGGAAAGAATGCTTTTGCTCATGAATCTGGAATCCATGTACATGGAGTCTTAAATGATCCGTCTACATATGAAGCGTTTGGACCGGAACTAGTAGGGGTGGAAAGAAACATCGTTTTAGGAAAACACTCTGGAACACATTCTATAAAAGAAAAACTAAATGAATACGGAGTGGTGCTGGATGATGAACGTATTGCACAGGTAGTCGATAAAATAAAAGATCTGGCTGATAGTGGAAAAGAGATAGATGATGCAGAATTAGTTGCATTAGCATCCCACTTTGCAGAACAGCATGAATCTAAGCATATTAATCTAGATGAATTTGCTGTATTCACTGGAGTTAAAACAACTCCGACAGCAGTCGTTACGCTTGACATAAACGGAGAAAAGAGAACAGGCACATCGATAGGAATCGGACCTGTGGATGCTGCGATAAATGCTATAAAAACAGTTATGGGCAACGTATTTAGACTCGAAGAATATTGTTTAAATGCCATTACTGGCGGCAGCGATTCTCTGTGTGAAGTGATGGTTAAGATCAGTAAAGATGGCAAAGGAAAAGCAGTCTCCGTAGGAAAAGGCGTTGGATCTGATATCGTACAGACCAGCGTGGACGCTACAATGGAAGCTCTTGACCGCTTATACTCTAGACTGGAGTGA
- a CDS encoding isocitrate/isopropylmalate dehydrogenase family protein produces MYKIAVVPGDGIGQEVIAEGVKVLNALEETADVSFSLDYLDIGSERYLRTGELLTENDIDDLRKHDAIYFGAIGDPRVAPGILEKGILISMRTTFDQYVNTRPSKAWHPYTPLKEEKDFDIIFLRENTEDFYMGAGSRFSNGKGVSLDLKRKLYDAKITVSMEANTDDEFAFEIGMMSRKGIERFADYCFKTAKDLGKDKVTAVDKANVCTSLYGMWREIFKQKSQEYGIALEHMYVDAMAMALVRAPERFGVVACPNMFGDILTDIGAEIMGGLGVAASGNISPSGVSMFEPVHGSAPDIAGQGKANPIAAILAAKLMIDNLGRRDLGILIEKAVRKAMDNKDLTADMGGHLSTKQTGDAIAKYISIVE; encoded by the coding sequence ATGTATAAAATCGCAGTGGTCCCGGGAGACGGCATAGGCCAAGAAGTAATCGCAGAAGGCGTGAAGGTCCTCAATGCATTGGAAGAAACTGCTGACGTGTCATTTTCTCTTGATTATTTAGACATTGGATCAGAAAGGTATCTCCGTACGGGGGAGCTCCTGACCGAAAATGATATAGATGATCTTAGAAAGCATGATGCCATATATTTCGGTGCCATAGGAGATCCGCGTGTAGCTCCTGGAATTTTAGAAAAAGGTATTTTGATATCAATGCGCACAACTTTTGATCAGTATGTGAACACGCGCCCATCCAAAGCATGGCATCCATATACGCCATTAAAAGAAGAGAAAGATTTTGATATAATATTCTTAAGAGAAAACACTGAAGATTTTTACATGGGAGCTGGAAGCAGATTTTCCAACGGCAAAGGTGTTTCTCTAGATCTTAAACGTAAATTATACGATGCAAAGATTACCGTCAGCATGGAAGCCAATACTGACGATGAATTTGCATTTGAGATCGGAATGATGTCTAGAAAAGGCATAGAACGTTTTGCTGATTATTGTTTCAAAACAGCAAAAGATTTGGGAAAAGACAAAGTCACTGCCGTGGATAAAGCCAACGTCTGCACTTCTCTTTATGGAATGTGGAGAGAGATCTTCAAACAGAAATCTCAGGAATATGGAATCGCTCTGGAACACATGTATGTTGATGCTATGGCAATGGCTCTGGTAAGAGCCCCGGAACGTTTCGGCGTTGTTGCCTGCCCCAATATGTTCGGAGACATTCTCACAGACATAGGAGCAGAGATCATGGGCGGATTGGGAGTCGCAGCTTCAGGAAACATATCTCCAAGCGGCGTTTCCATGTTTGAACCAGTGCATGGGTCAGCTCCAGATATTGCAGGGCAAGGAAAAGCAAACCCTATCGCAGCGATATTGGCAGCTAAGCTTATGATTGATAACTTAGGCAGAAGAGATTTAGGCATCCTAATTGAAAAAGCTGTCAGAAAAGCAATGGACAATAAAGATCTGACAGCAGATATGGGCGGTCATCTTAGCACTAAACAAACTGGAGATGCAATTGCAAAATATATTTCAATAGTTGAGTAA
- a CDS encoding LeuD/DmdB family oxidoreductase small subunit — MNTINGKVWKFGDHVDTDQIIPAERLTSQNNDKLGTFLFEKVRPGFPEMVSKGDIIVAGKNFGCGSSREHAPRSLMQAGIVCVVAESFARIFYRNSINIGLILVECKIEADEGDILSVDVDNGKIINETSKKSWSFPEYPPYIKELIASGGLMARLKGGK, encoded by the coding sequence ATGAATACAATTAATGGAAAGGTTTGGAAATTTGGGGATCATGTCGATACAGACCAGATAATTCCTGCTGAACGACTCACTAGCCAGAATAATGATAAACTAGGAACTTTCCTGTTTGAAAAAGTAAGGCCTGGTTTCCCAGAAATGGTTTCAAAGGGGGACATAATAGTAGCAGGAAAGAACTTTGGATGCGGATCGTCAAGGGAGCATGCACCCAGATCACTTATGCAGGCAGGCATAGTCTGCGTAGTGGCAGAAAGTTTTGCCAGGATATTTTACCGAAACTCGATAAATATCGGTCTGATACTTGTTGAGTGCAAAATCGAAGCAGATGAGGGAGATATACTATCAGTTGATGTTGACAATGGAAAAATCATTAATGAAACATCCAAAAAATCATGGTCATTTCCGGAGTACCCGCCGTACATTAAAGAACTGATAGCATCCGGTGGATTAATGGCCAGGCTGAAAGGAGGAAAGTGA
- a CDS encoding zinc ribbon domain-containing protein, with protein sequence MAKMQYVCPKCGCNEFENDTFQATGGNLSKLFDIQSKKFITISCKKCGYTELYRSETSLGMNILDFLIGR encoded by the coding sequence ATGGCAAAAATGCAGTACGTCTGTCCAAAATGTGGCTGCAATGAATTTGAAAATGATACCTTTCAAGCAACCGGCGGAAACCTTTCAAAACTCTTTGACATCCAGTCAAAAAAATTCATAACAATAAGCTGTAAAAAATGCGGCTATACAGAACTATATAGATCAGAAACTTCGCTCGGCATGAACATTCTTGATTTCCTAATCGGCAGATGA
- the dph2 gene encoding diphthamide biosynthesis enzyme Dph2 produces the protein MDLKLDDVISWILSKNASKVAIQMPEGLKIYAQGVKSKIESETNAFCIICADPCFGACDYDTDFKQYADVLIQFGHSNIPSMNASSDVLFVEVFFDFEVNDIIEKILPELGSKIGLVSAVQYVNLLPKIQDILKAHGKEAIIGKGDSRVVFNGQILGCNISSALSADVDQYIYIGSGNFHPISISIETGKNLIVLDPQMNEVRELTDLKDKILRQRYGAIARAQTAEHYLILASSKPGQIRMDKTIEMKKLLESKGKTADVIMMERFDPEYLLPFKADAYVSTACSRIAIDDYLRYDKPILTPIELEIVLGIRDWEDYHLDFF, from the coding sequence CTGGACCTAAAGCTCGATGATGTCATCTCCTGGATATTATCTAAAAATGCTTCTAAAGTAGCTATTCAAATGCCCGAAGGGCTGAAGATATATGCTCAAGGTGTAAAATCCAAAATAGAGTCTGAAACTAATGCATTTTGTATAATCTGTGCAGACCCCTGCTTTGGAGCTTGTGATTATGATACAGATTTTAAGCAGTATGCAGATGTTTTGATACAATTTGGTCACTCAAACATACCTTCTATGAATGCATCGTCAGATGTTTTGTTTGTTGAAGTCTTCTTTGATTTTGAAGTAAATGACATCATTGAAAAAATACTGCCTGAACTAGGTTCTAAAATCGGCTTAGTATCTGCGGTTCAGTATGTTAATCTATTACCAAAAATTCAAGACATACTAAAGGCTCATGGAAAAGAAGCGATAATTGGAAAAGGAGATTCCCGGGTAGTATTCAACGGACAGATTTTGGGATGCAATATTTCTTCTGCGCTGTCTGCTGATGTTGATCAATATATATACATTGGAAGCGGCAATTTTCATCCGATAAGCATATCCATTGAAACAGGTAAAAACCTGATAGTTTTGGACCCTCAGATGAATGAAGTCAGAGAATTGACTGATCTTAAAGATAAGATTCTCAGGCAGCGCTATGGTGCAATTGCAAGAGCACAGACTGCAGAGCATTATTTGATATTGGCATCGTCAAAGCCAGGTCAGATACGAATGGATAAAACCATTGAAATGAAAAAACTTTTAGAATCAAAAGGAAAAACCGCTGATGTAATTATGATGGAAAGGTTTGATCCAGAATATTTACTCCCATTCAAAGCAGATGCCTATGTATCAACTGCTTGTTCTAGAATTGCAATAGATGATTATCTGAGATATGATAAGCCCATTCTTACTCCAATCGAACTTGAAATTGTATTGGGAATAAGAGACTGGGAAGATTACCATTTAGACTTCTTTTGA
- a CDS encoding 6-pyruvoyl trahydropterin synthase family protein → METMRIEIDGEYSGIKFSASHFIPGHSKCGRLHGHSYILHLVLCGEKGNNGMIMDFVDLKKCLRDIVSELDHRILLPKNSPELSINVGSEIEVKTCTKRYVFPLEDVMLLDISQTSAEEMAEMILNMLLSKIDFPSNVEYAEIGLDEERGQTAWAGRRLHQ, encoded by the coding sequence ATGGAAACCATGCGCATTGAAATTGACGGAGAGTACTCAGGCATAAAGTTCTCTGCATCTCATTTTATTCCCGGCCACTCAAAATGTGGCAGGCTTCATGGTCATTCATATATCCTGCACTTAGTATTGTGCGGAGAAAAAGGCAACAATGGAATGATTATGGATTTTGTGGATCTAAAAAAATGCTTGCGTGATATAGTGAGTGAGCTGGATCACAGAATCCTTTTGCCTAAAAACTCACCAGAGCTGAGTATCAATGTTGGGTCTGAAATTGAAGTAAAAACATGTACAAAGCGGTATGTTTTCCCATTGGAAGATGTGATGCTACTGGACATCTCTCAGACAAGTGCAGAAGAGATGGCAGAGATGATATTGAACATGCTGCTGAGCAAAATTGATTTTCCAAGTAATGTAGAATATGCTGAAATCGGATTAGATGAAGAAAGAGGACAGACTGCATGGGCTGGACGGAGGCTTCATCAATGA
- a CDS encoding phosphatase PAP2 family protein, with product MFELTQTFDSSVLLWIQQNLHNSILDPLMVAYTSLGNYSIIWFLAAAVMIYFPKTRKAGVLVLLAIFLGYMVNNFVIKDLIERPRPWVDISGLEPLIYASNPNSFPSGHTCIAFAVAGIICRTLSKKWALVSVAAAILMGFSRLYVGVHYPTDVIAGAVIGIICSQIVWYVYVSANKKTFSACL from the coding sequence ATGTTTGAGCTCACACAGACCTTTGACAGTTCTGTACTACTGTGGATTCAACAAAATCTCCATAATTCTATTTTGGATCCGCTCATGGTAGCATACACAAGTTTGGGAAACTACAGCATTATTTGGTTCTTGGCAGCAGCTGTGATGATCTATTTTCCCAAGACCCGCAAAGCTGGTGTATTGGTATTGCTTGCAATATTTTTGGGTTACATGGTTAATAATTTTGTAATAAAAGACCTGATCGAACGACCCCGGCCTTGGGTAGATATTTCAGGATTGGAACCATTGATTTATGCATCAAATCCAAATTCGTTCCCTTCAGGTCATACCTGTATAGCTTTTGCGGTAGCCGGAATAATCTGCAGGACACTGTCAAAAAAATGGGCATTAGTAAGTGTTGCAGCAGCAATTCTCATGGGATTCTCAAGGCTGTATGTGGGCGTGCATTATCCAACCGATGTGATTGCAGGGGCCGTTATAGGAATAATCTGCAGCCAGATTGTCTGGTATGTTTACGTTTCTGCAAATAAAAAGACATTTTCAGCCTGTTTATGA
- a CDS encoding 50S ribosomal protein L16, which translates to MARKPNRMYRQIRGQAYTRREYMGGVPANRISTYNLGNVTGDFPIVMNLRIKEPCQIRHTALEAARIAANRALSKGTTSASYHLRIRLYPHIVLREHKMATGAGADRVSGGMRSAFGKCVGTACRVESGTAIITLRVTPQTFQLGKNALWKASMKLPSPCQIEIEKGAELVA; encoded by the coding sequence ATGGCAAGGAAACCCAATAGAATGTATCGTCAAATTAGGGGACAGGCATACACTCGCAGAGAGTATATGGGAGGAGTGCCTGCTAACCGTATTTCAACATATAACTTAGGCAATGTAACTGGAGACTTTCCCATCGTTATGAACCTAAGAATAAAGGAGCCCTGCCAGATAAGGCATACGGCTTTGGAAGCTGCTCGTATTGCAGCAAATAGGGCACTTTCGAAAGGTACAACATCTGCATCTTATCACCTCCGCATTCGCTTATACCCCCATATCGTATTGAGAGAGCATAAGATGGCAACGGGCGCAGGAGCAGACCGTGTGTCTGGTGGAATGCGCAGTGCATTTGGAAAATGTGTAGGTACCGCATGTAGAGTTGAAAGTGGAACAGCAATCATTACACTAAGAGTTACACCTCAAACATTCCAATTAGGCAAGAATGCCTTGTGGAAAGCTTCCATGAAACTTCCATCTCCATGTCAAATCGAGATTGAAAAAGGCGCTGAGCTCGTAGCTTAA
- a CDS encoding SPFH domain-containing protein, with protein sequence MSLIGAETITWDDSQKRQNIMYRVPRNIRYNDNIVVREDEIAVFYRDGKALAYFDRPDRYALTTTNIPVVAKVVEALSGVKQEAEVVYLQKRTFDGKFGSKQPYQFRDAEFGMVNLRLFGEFRYKVSAPENFVNQFIGTFNYSRSDEVEDRIKEQIVVLIYSILGDMKNQGMGVADIASALLNIEQAVLAKSKDHFDLYGIEIDKLSGLYISLPEEVQKAVDTRSSMQILGTDYMGYQTGNAMREAASNPAGGAAGAGVGVGAGFGMGYMMIDKMKQAQNQPVQQASQPVQAPAAPTAACPSCSAQINQGSKFCPECGAKIESSKKCPSCGVEVPANSKFCPECGAKMTSAKCTCGADVPAGAKFCPECGKPTQ encoded by the coding sequence ATGAGCCTCATTGGTGCTGAAACAATAACCTGGGATGACTCCCAGAAACGTCAGAATATTATGTACCGCGTCCCACGCAATATAAGGTACAATGACAATATCGTTGTCAGAGAAGACGAAATAGCAGTATTTTACAGGGATGGAAAAGCATTGGCCTATTTTGACAGGCCAGACCGTTATGCTTTGACCACGACAAATATTCCTGTGGTGGCAAAGGTTGTAGAAGCGCTTTCCGGCGTTAAACAGGAAGCAGAAGTTGTCTACCTGCAAAAGAGAACCTTTGACGGCAAGTTTGGATCTAAACAGCCATATCAGTTCCGCGATGCAGAGTTCGGAATGGTAAACCTGAGACTGTTTGGAGAATTCAGATACAAAGTATCTGCACCAGAGAACTTTGTAAATCAGTTCATAGGTACATTCAATTATTCAAGATCAGATGAAGTTGAAGACCGTATAAAAGAGCAGATTGTAGTTCTGATATACTCAATTCTGGGCGATATGAAAAACCAAGGGATGGGTGTCGCTGATATTGCATCAGCACTTTTGAATATAGAACAAGCGGTGCTTGCAAAATCCAAAGACCACTTTGATCTGTACGGTATAGAGATCGATAAACTTTCAGGATTGTACATCTCTCTTCCAGAAGAAGTGCAGAAAGCTGTTGATACCAGATCATCTATGCAAATCCTCGGAACAGACTATATGGGATATCAGACTGGAAACGCCATGAGAGAAGCTGCATCTAATCCTGCAGGAGGTGCCGCTGGTGCAGGAGTTGGCGTAGGTGCAGGTTTCGGAATGGGATATATGATGATTGATAAGATGAAGCAGGCCCAGAACCAACCCGTTCAGCAGGCATCACAGCCCGTACAGGCTCCTGCGGCACCAACTGCTGCATGTCCATCATGCTCTGCTCAGATAAATCAGGGAAGTAAATTCTGCCCAGAGTGTGGAGCTAAAATAGAGAGTTCCAAAAAATGCCCCAGCTGCGGAGTAGAAGTTCCTGCTAACTCGAAATTCTGCCCAGAGTGTGGAGCTAAAATGACATCAGCAAAGTGCACATGCGGTGCAGACGTTCCAGCCGGTGCAAAGTTCTGTCCTGAGTGCGGAAAGCCTACGCAGTGA
- the mtxX gene encoding methanogenesis marker protein Mmp4/MtxX has translation MLSITDIFELAQNSKAHIGICGGYKAESSASKACDLGYGTVDVYHDATKLALDLHDGKIDAAVRGDTPSNDAMSAVRDVFGTSKVLRAAMMQPKDGRLFLLGPAGIDEGWTVPEKVQFAKLGADLFRKMGIEPVIGIMSGGRSSDLGRMPEIDQSIRNAEEAVRLAKLDGLNAVDMQILIEDAATTCDVIIAPDGISGNLIFRTLHFLGHGIAMGAPILNIDKVYIDTSRAKSDYVDAIALASALVGKNIYNKQ, from the coding sequence ATGCTCAGCATCACAGACATATTCGAGTTGGCTCAAAATTCAAAGGCTCACATTGGTATATGCGGAGGTTACAAAGCAGAGTCTAGCGCCTCGAAAGCCTGCGATCTGGGATACGGGACCGTTGACGTTTATCATGATGCTACAAAACTAGCACTAGATCTGCATGACGGTAAAATTGATGCGGCTGTAAGAGGCGATACTCCATCAAATGATGCTATGAGTGCTGTTCGTGATGTCTTTGGGACCTCCAAAGTATTGCGGGCAGCTATGATGCAGCCTAAAGACGGCAGATTGTTCCTGCTTGGTCCAGCTGGGATAGATGAAGGATGGACAGTACCTGAAAAAGTGCAGTTTGCAAAACTTGGAGCAGATTTATTCAGGAAAATGGGGATTGAACCGGTCATCGGGATAATGTCGGGAGGAAGATCTTCAGATCTAGGAAGAATGCCTGAGATTGATCAGAGCATACGCAATGCTGAAGAAGCTGTCAGGCTTGCAAAGCTGGATGGACTGAATGCTGTGGACATGCAGATATTGATTGAAGACGCTGCTACGACCTGTGATGTTATAATTGCACCTGATGGAATTTCTGGCAATTTAATATTCAGAACACTTCATTTTCTTGGTCACGGCATTGCAATGGGCGCGCCGATATTGAATATAGATAAAGTCTATATAGACACTTCAAGAGCTAAGTCAGATTACGTTGATGCCATAGCTCTTGCATCCGCATTAGTTGGCAAGAATATCTACAACAAACAATAA
- the queC gene encoding 7-cyano-7-deazaguanine synthase QueC, giving the protein MKKAVVLLSGGLDSTTTLACAINDGYEVIALSMLYGQRHSKEIESAKKVAEHYHAKHIIVEMDMSFLHSSALTSQDLKVPSHNSASEVKADIPVTYVPARNISMLSLAAGLCESEGGDAIYIGANSVDYSGYPDCRPEFFEAFQKVLNVGTKCGVQGSPVKIITPILSMSKAEIVKLATKLGAPLQYTWSCYNGGEKACGHCDSCLLRLKGFAEAGIKDPVEYEGSI; this is encoded by the coding sequence ATGAAAAAGGCAGTAGTTCTTCTGTCAGGCGGCTTAGATTCGACAACCACTTTGGCCTGCGCCATCAACGATGGTTATGAAGTGATAGCATTAAGCATGTTATACGGGCAGAGACACTCAAAAGAGATCGAATCTGCAAAAAAAGTAGCAGAACATTACCATGCCAAGCATATCATTGTAGAAATGGATATGAGTTTTCTGCATTCTAGTGCCCTGACATCTCAAGATCTGAAGGTTCCATCACATAACTCTGCATCTGAAGTAAAGGCTGACATACCAGTAACTTATGTTCCAGCAAGGAATATATCAATGCTTAGTCTAGCAGCAGGCCTATGTGAATCTGAAGGTGGAGATGCCATATACATAGGTGCAAATTCAGTAGATTATTCAGGATACCCAGACTGCAGACCAGAATTCTTCGAAGCTTTTCAAAAAGTACTCAATGTTGGAACCAAATGTGGTGTGCAGGGCAGCCCTGTAAAAATAATAACTCCAATCCTATCAATGTCAAAAGCAGAAATTGTTAAGTTAGCGACCAAACTCGGAGCGCCCCTGCAATACACTTGGTCCTGTTACAACGGAGGAGAAAAAGCCTGTGGTCACTGCGATTCCTGCTTATTGAGATTGAAAGGATTCGCAGAAGCCGGAATCAAAGATCCAGTTGAATATGAGGGATCCATATGA
- a CDS encoding 3-isopropylmalate dehydratase large subunit, with protein sequence MVDTKTIAEKIMSTKSGIDAHAGQIVEAEIDYVMANDVTAPIAFREFEALGREPVRDKIVLIPDHFVPNKDIASAEQAAEMRRFVKKYNLKNYFEVGRGGVCHQVMVDEGFAAPGRLIVGADSHTCTYGGLNAFSTGIGSTEAAACFAEGRLWFKVPESIKVKVNGKFKEYVSGKDLILKIISDIGVDGANYKAFEFCGDLQNVSISDRLAVSNMAIEAGGKAGIFPCDKLTEDFLKGRVRGEYTPVAPDADATYCRELEYNLDDLDYMVAFPHLPENGKNARDVVVTIDQAFLGSCTNGRIEDLRVAAKIIKGKKIHPDVRMIVVPASTEIYNQAMDEGLLKIFSEAGAFVSGPTCAACLGGHMGVLAAGEKCVSSTNRNFIGRMGDKDSEVYLAGPAVVAASALTGKISVP encoded by the coding sequence ATGGTAGATACAAAAACAATCGCTGAAAAGATAATGTCCACAAAATCTGGGATCGATGCACATGCTGGACAGATCGTTGAAGCTGAAATAGACTATGTTATGGCGAATGATGTAACGGCCCCTATCGCATTCAGAGAGTTTGAAGCACTGGGGAGAGAACCAGTAAGAGATAAGATTGTTCTGATTCCAGATCATTTTGTACCCAATAAAGACATTGCTTCTGCAGAACAGGCTGCGGAGATGAGACGTTTCGTTAAAAAATATAACCTTAAAAATTACTTTGAAGTTGGAAGGGGCGGCGTATGTCATCAAGTAATGGTGGACGAGGGCTTTGCAGCTCCGGGCAGACTAATAGTCGGAGCAGATTCTCACACCTGCACATATGGAGGTCTGAATGCATTCTCTACGGGGATAGGAAGCACTGAAGCTGCTGCCTGTTTTGCAGAGGGCCGTCTCTGGTTCAAAGTACCAGAATCCATTAAAGTCAAAGTAAACGGAAAATTCAAAGAATATGTTTCAGGCAAGGACCTTATTCTAAAAATCATATCAGACATCGGTGTTGACGGCGCCAACTATAAAGCATTTGAATTCTGCGGAGATCTTCAAAACGTCTCGATATCTGACAGACTTGCAGTAAGCAACATGGCCATAGAAGCTGGAGGAAAAGCCGGAATATTCCCCTGCGACAAACTTACTGAAGATTTTCTGAAAGGAAGAGTAAGAGGAGAATATACTCCAGTAGCCCCGGATGCCGATGCAACATATTGCAGAGAGCTTGAGTATAATCTTGATGATTTGGATTATATGGTAGCTTTTCCCCATCTGCCGGAAAACGGAAAAAATGCCAGAGACGTAGTTGTTACTATAGATCAGGCATTTTTAGGATCGTGCACCAACGGCAGGATCGAGGATCTCAGAGTAGCTGCTAAAATCATAAAAGGAAAGAAAATTCATCCAGATGTTAGGATGATTGTCGTTCCTGCATCAACAGAAATATACAACCAGGCGATGGATGAGGGGCTGCTCAAAATCTTCAGCGAGGCTGGTGCGTTTGTTTCCGGTCCGACCTGTGCTGCATGCTTAGGAGGGCACATGGGAGTATTGGCTGCCGGTGAAAAATGCGTTTCCAGCACCAACCGTAACTTTATAGGAAGAATGGGTGACAAAGACTCTGAAGTTTACCTTGCCGGACCGGCTGTCGTAGCTGCAAGTGCTTTGACTGGTAAAATATCAGTCCCCTGA